From Arcticibacter tournemirensis, one genomic window encodes:
- a CDS encoding (2Fe-2S) ferredoxin domain-containing protein translates to MLYTKHLFICTNQRPEGSRVSCGEGHGLSLVAAFKKLIKDKQLNTEIRAQKAGCLEACELGPSVAVYPEGVFYGNVQLADVEEIVTEHLENGRVVERLVMDFDKLRALKK, encoded by the coding sequence ATGCTTTATACAAAACATCTATTTATCTGTACCAATCAACGACCCGAGGGAAGCCGGGTAAGTTGCGGTGAAGGGCACGGACTTTCTCTGGTGGCTGCATTCAAAAAACTAATTAAAGACAAGCAGCTGAACACCGAAATCAGGGCTCAGAAGGCGGGCTGTTTGGAAGCCTGCGAACTTGGTCCCTCTGTCGCGGTATACCCCGAGGGAGTATTTTATGGGAATGTTCAGTTAGCAGACGTCGAAGAGATTGTAACTGAACATCTTGAAAATGGCCGGGTTGTAGAACGCCTGGTTATGGACTTCGATAAGCTGCGTGCCCTAAAGAAATAG
- a CDS encoding CBS domain-containing protein produces MKTVRYILQNKPGAVYSVGVNTSVLEALNVMMDKNISALLITEGDLLLGIFTERDYARKIALRGKSSKDTPITEVMTATPITVSLDDEIDVCMQLMTNKHIRHLPVTDQEKIIGMVSIGDVVKSIIEIQKETIKQLESYINS; encoded by the coding sequence ATGAAGACAGTAAGATATATTTTGCAGAACAAGCCCGGCGCTGTTTACTCAGTTGGTGTTAATACTTCGGTGCTCGAAGCGCTGAATGTAATGATGGATAAGAATATCAGCGCCCTGTTAATTACAGAAGGTGATTTGCTTCTAGGAATATTTACAGAAAGGGATTATGCACGAAAAATTGCGTTAAGGGGGAAATCGTCGAAAGATACACCCATAACTGAAGTAATGACAGCAACACCAATTACTGTTTCTCTGGATGATGAGATCGACGTATGTATGCAGCTAATGACAAATAAACACATCCGCCACTTACCCGTTACCGATCAGGAAAAGATAATCGGAATGGTATCTATCGGAGATGTGGTTAAGTCAATAATTGAGATACAGAAAGAAACGATCAAACAACTCGAAAGCTACATCAACAGCTAA
- a CDS encoding nucleotidyltransferase family protein, with translation MKPTLLILAAGMASRYGSMKQVDGFGPNNETIIDYSIYDAIRAGFGKVSFIIREEFLDSFKSIFEPKLKGKVEIDYVFQSYDLSKYGITKNIERQKPWGTGHAVLEAGAQINEPFCVINADDFYGYDAFQKMANFLNSEVRDDNYSLMGYEVDKTLSEYGAVSRGICRVNSEGYLQEINERTKVYTKEGQIVFEEDNGNITPLHEDARASMNFWGFTPAIFEQAKPMFTRFVEANENNPKAEFFIPLMAEELVKTGQANFKVIPTSSKWFGVTYKEDKPIVQKSLADLVENGTYPDKLW, from the coding sequence ATGAAACCAACATTACTTATTCTAGCCGCAGGCATGGCCAGCCGCTATGGAAGCATGAAACAAGTTGACGGATTTGGTCCCAATAACGAAACTATTATTGATTACTCAATCTACGATGCGATTCGGGCTGGATTTGGCAAAGTAAGTTTCATAATCCGTGAAGAATTTCTCGACAGCTTTAAATCAATATTTGAGCCTAAACTGAAGGGAAAGGTTGAGATCGATTATGTTTTCCAAAGTTACGACCTTTCAAAATATGGTATTACTAAAAATATCGAAAGGCAGAAACCATGGGGCACTGGTCACGCAGTACTTGAAGCAGGTGCGCAGATCAACGAACCTTTCTGTGTTATCAATGCAGATGACTTCTATGGATATGATGCTTTCCAAAAAATGGCCAACTTCCTGAACTCTGAAGTCCGCGACGACAACTATTCTCTAATGGGTTACGAAGTAGATAAAACCTTGTCAGAATACGGTGCTGTATCACGCGGAATTTGTAGAGTAAACAGCGAAGGCTACCTGCAGGAAATCAATGAGCGCACAAAAGTCTATACAAAAGAAGGACAGATTGTTTTTGAAGAAGATAACGGGAACATAACTCCTTTGCATGAAGATGCACGTGCATCAATGAATTTCTGGGGTTTTACACCAGCAATCTTTGAACAAGCGAAGCCTATGTTTACCCGCTTCGTTGAGGCCAATGAGAACAATCCCAAAGCCGAATTCTTTATCCCTTTAATGGCCGAAGAACTTGTTAAAACCGGCCAGGCCAACTTCAAAGTAATTCCGACTTCTTCGAAATGGTTTGGAGTAACCTATAAGGAAGATAAACCGATTGTTCAAAAGAGTCTTGCTGACCTGGTAGAAAACGGTACATATCCGGATAAACTCTGGTAA
- a CDS encoding 2-oxoglutarate dehydrogenase E1 component, which translates to MDNLSYLSNAHSSYIDSLYQSYLQDPESVDFGWQKFFEGFDFGREAEGKVAQDGNSDHFLKEMKVMNMIYGYRQRGHLFTKTNPVRERRKYYPGKELETFGLAESDLDTVFNAGAEVGLGPATLRDIHNLLEQTYCQSIGAEFVYIRNPHKVKWFRERMERERNTPNLSIETKKRILKKLNEAVVFENFLGTKFLGQKRFSLEGAESLIPGLDYVIEKGAELGIEEFVIGMAHRGRLNVLANIMHKTYKDIFAEFEGRAFDESKPYGGDVKYHLGFSTDVETESGKKVHLSLCPNPSHLEAVDPVVEGISRSKIDFKYNGDNTRLAPILIHGDSSIAGQGIVYEVLQMAKLDGYKTGGTIHLVINNQVGFTTNYKDARSSTYCTDVAKVTLSPVFHVNGDDVEALIYAIGMAVEYRQRFHNDVFIDILCYRRYGHNEADEPKFTQPSLYKIIEQHPNPREIYNKKLLEQGSVDASLAKEMEKDFRALLQERLNESKESNTYEPNPMFSGAWSGLRMAKPEDFEETSQTAVPKDALTKIAEKITSLPADKKFFKKIEKLFEDRKKMVQNETFDWAMGELLAYGTLLDEGFRVRVSGQDVERGTFSHRHAVVKMEDSEEEYVPLCEIQKEGSANKFDIYNSHLSEYGVLGFEYGYALANPQSLTIWEAQFGDFVNGAQTILDQFLVSAETKWQRSNGLVLLLPHGYEGQGPEHSSGRIERFLEQCAENNIQVANCTTPANFFHLLRRQLKRDFRKPLVVFTPKSLLRHPLCVSNISEFTEGHFKEVIDDAFVKPKDVKRVLFCTGKVYYDLLEKQQVDKRGDVAIVRVEQVYPIPYTQLKAVKEKYNKAEEFIWVQEEPENMGAWPFICRKFRNSSFNLEVISRKESSSTATGYSKQHISQQLYIVGKSFEDAAGKEVKKSVVKTTKKVVNVD; encoded by the coding sequence ATGGACAATTTGTCATACCTCAGTAACGCACATTCATCTTATATAGATTCTCTTTATCAGTCATATCTGCAGGATCCCGAATCAGTAGATTTTGGATGGCAGAAATTTTTCGAGGGATTTGATTTCGGAAGGGAAGCCGAAGGCAAAGTTGCTCAGGACGGGAACTCCGATCATTTCCTGAAGGAAATGAAAGTGATGAATATGATTTATGGGTACCGTCAGCGCGGGCACTTGTTTACGAAAACCAACCCGGTACGCGAACGCAGAAAGTATTATCCAGGAAAGGAACTTGAAACATTTGGCCTGGCTGAATCCGACCTTGATACCGTATTCAACGCAGGTGCAGAAGTAGGCCTTGGTCCTGCAACTTTGCGTGACATCCATAATCTTCTGGAACAAACCTATTGCCAGTCTATAGGAGCGGAGTTTGTATACATACGTAATCCCCACAAAGTTAAATGGTTCAGGGAGCGGATGGAAAGGGAGCGTAATACGCCCAACCTTTCGATCGAAACCAAAAAGCGGATTTTAAAAAAGCTGAACGAGGCTGTAGTTTTTGAAAACTTCCTTGGTACAAAGTTCCTCGGACAAAAGCGCTTTTCGCTGGAAGGGGCTGAAAGTTTAATACCCGGGCTTGATTACGTAATTGAAAAGGGTGCTGAACTCGGAATAGAAGAGTTTGTAATTGGCATGGCACACCGTGGACGTTTAAACGTTCTTGCCAATATCATGCATAAAACCTATAAAGACATTTTTGCAGAGTTTGAAGGCCGGGCGTTTGATGAATCGAAACCTTATGGTGGTGATGTAAAATACCATCTGGGCTTTTCAACAGATGTTGAAACCGAATCGGGGAAGAAGGTTCATTTAAGCCTTTGTCCGAATCCTTCACATCTTGAAGCTGTTGATCCGGTTGTAGAAGGAATAAGCCGTTCAAAAATTGATTTTAAGTATAACGGAGACAATACACGCCTGGCTCCCATTCTGATTCATGGTGACTCATCAATTGCCGGTCAGGGTATTGTATACGAAGTCCTTCAGATGGCTAAGCTGGACGGTTACAAGACAGGCGGAACAATTCACCTTGTAATCAATAACCAGGTTGGTTTTACTACGAACTATAAAGATGCCCGTTCGTCAACGTATTGTACAGATGTGGCAAAAGTAACGTTGTCGCCTGTTTTCCATGTTAATGGAGATGATGTAGAGGCTTTGATCTATGCTATTGGTATGGCTGTGGAATACAGGCAACGCTTTCATAATGATGTATTTATTGATATACTTTGTTATCGGCGTTACGGGCACAACGAAGCTGATGAACCGAAATTTACTCAGCCCTCCCTGTATAAGATTATTGAACAACACCCTAATCCAAGGGAGATTTATAATAAAAAGCTTCTTGAACAGGGAAGTGTGGATGCCAGCCTTGCAAAAGAGATGGAAAAGGACTTCAGGGCCCTGCTGCAGGAGAGGCTGAATGAATCAAAAGAAAGCAATACCTATGAACCCAATCCGATGTTTTCGGGTGCATGGAGCGGACTTAGAATGGCAAAGCCGGAGGACTTTGAAGAGACGTCGCAGACAGCGGTACCAAAGGATGCTTTGACAAAAATTGCAGAGAAAATCACATCCTTGCCTGCCGATAAAAAATTTTTTAAGAAGATTGAGAAGTTGTTCGAAGACCGCAAAAAGATGGTCCAAAACGAGACTTTTGACTGGGCCATGGGCGAGCTGCTTGCTTACGGTACTTTGTTGGATGAAGGTTTCAGGGTAAGGGTAAGCGGCCAGGATGTCGAGAGAGGAACTTTTTCTCATCGTCATGCTGTCGTTAAAATGGAGGATTCGGAAGAAGAGTATGTCCCTCTATGTGAAATTCAGAAGGAAGGAAGTGCAAATAAGTTCGATATCTATAATTCTCACCTGTCGGAGTATGGCGTTTTAGGCTTTGAATACGGATATGCTTTAGCCAATCCACAATCCCTTACTATCTGGGAGGCGCAGTTTGGCGACTTTGTAAATGGTGCTCAAACTATCCTCGATCAGTTTTTGGTAAGTGCAGAAACAAAATGGCAGCGCTCTAACGGCCTTGTGTTATTGCTTCCGCATGGTTATGAAGGACAGGGCCCTGAACACTCCTCCGGAAGAATTGAGCGTTTCCTTGAACAATGTGCAGAAAATAATATACAGGTTGCTAACTGTACAACGCCGGCTAACTTCTTCCATTTATTAAGACGCCAGTTGAAACGCGACTTCCGTAAACCATTGGTGGTTTTTACGCCGAAGAGCCTGTTGCGGCATCCTTTATGCGTGAGCAACATTTCCGAATTCACAGAAGGGCATTTCAAAGAAGTTATAGACGATGCATTTGTAAAGCCTAAGGACGTAAAAAGGGTATTGTTTTGCACTGGAAAGGTCTATTATGACCTTTTGGAGAAACAGCAGGTTGATAAAAGAGGCGACGTGGCTATAGTACGTGTTGAGCAGGTATACCCCATCCCATATACGCAGTTAAAAGCTGTTAAGGAAAAATACAACAAAGCCGAAGAATTCATTTGGGTACAGGAAGAACCCGAGAATATGGGGGCATGGCCTTTTATCTGCAGGAAATTCAGGAATTCAAGTTTCAACCTTGAAGTTATATCAAGAAAGGAAAGCAGCAGTACTGCTACTGGTTATTCCAAGCAGCATATTTCACAGCAGTTATATATCGTTGGTAAGTCTTTTGAAGATGCAGCGGGTAAGGAAGTGAAAAAATCGGTAGTGAAAACCACCAAAAAGGTTGTAAACGTAGATTAG
- the rplQ gene encoding 50S ribosomal protein L17 — MRHGKKINHLGRTDSHRKAMMANMASSLIKHKRITTTLAKAKALRTYVEPLITKAKNDTTHSRRTVFSYLQDKEVVTELFRDVAAKVANRPGGYTRIIKLVNRLGDNAEMALIELVDYNTTYKAEAAAQPEKKTTRRRGSGKAKKAETAPVAETEAPVSAEAEPSAEDNAPETGPAKGEDKAE, encoded by the coding sequence ATGCGACACGGAAAGAAAATCAATCATTTAGGCCGTACTGACAGCCATCGTAAAGCGATGATGGCAAATATGGCTTCTTCGCTTATTAAACACAAGCGTATCACTACAACATTGGCTAAAGCTAAAGCTTTACGTACCTATGTTGAACCTTTAATCACAAAGGCTAAGAATGATACAACTCATTCACGCAGAACTGTTTTCAGTTATCTTCAGGATAAGGAAGTAGTTACTGAATTATTTCGCGATGTAGCAGCGAAGGTTGCCAACCGTCCTGGAGGTTATACCCGTATTATAAAGTTGGTTAACCGCTTGGGTGATAACGCAGAAATGGCGCTTATTGAGCTGGTAGACTATAATACTACTTACAAAGCTGAGGCTGCTGCGCAACCTGAAAAGAAAACAACACGCAGACGTGGTTCTGGTAAAGCAAAGAAGGCAGAAACTGCTCCAGTTGCTGAAACAGAAGCTCCTGTTAGTGCAGAAGCTGAGCCTTCTGCTGAAGACAATGCTCCTGAGACAGGACCTGCAAAGGGTGAAGATAAAGCAGAGTAA
- a CDS encoding DASH family cryptochrome, whose translation MSEKTILIWFRNDLRIHDNEILIEAVKRAGKVIPVYCFDPRYFKKTDFGAKKTGAFRARFLFESVINLRESLRSLGGDLVVKKGKPEEVLPDICHLYNVKEVYHHREVAPEETNISAKVEAALWKQHINLKHFIGHTLYHKEDLPFPIKNIPDDFSVFRKKIERDSTVRPCFDTPGLVKVPDGIRNESLPDLSFLGIDADPEDDHIKLEVKGGESEGIKKLKDFLLGAGLLGNKGSRSLSPKLSPWLSAGCLSPREVYWEVKKYQKQMPDLAARMIIELQWRDYFRFMLKKHGSIIPQKEETRKALSSKEKTKFEGWKSGVTGEPLTDACMRKLNATGYISDICKQYAGTFLVKTLKVPWMAGSAYYEEKAIDFSPANNLGTWATILGSRILSSNKNIIVKFEEVAQEDDIKKWFSEYNNAS comes from the coding sequence ATGAGTGAAAAAACCATATTAATTTGGTTTCGGAATGATTTAAGAATACACGATAATGAGATCCTTATTGAAGCGGTAAAGCGTGCCGGCAAAGTTATACCGGTATATTGCTTTGATCCCAGGTATTTTAAAAAGACCGACTTTGGGGCTAAGAAAACCGGCGCTTTCAGAGCGCGGTTCTTATTTGAAAGCGTAATCAACCTAAGAGAATCGCTGCGTAGCCTGGGTGGAGATCTTGTCGTAAAAAAAGGAAAGCCCGAAGAAGTGTTGCCCGATATCTGTCACCTTTATAACGTAAAAGAAGTATATCATCACCGGGAAGTGGCACCAGAGGAAACAAACATCTCTGCGAAGGTTGAAGCTGCGTTATGGAAACAACATATAAACCTTAAGCACTTTATCGGACACACATTGTATCATAAAGAGGATCTGCCTTTCCCTATTAAGAATATCCCCGACGACTTTTCTGTGTTCAGGAAGAAGATAGAAAGAGACAGCACTGTGCGCCCTTGTTTCGATACTCCCGGACTTGTTAAGGTCCCGGATGGGATAAGGAATGAATCGCTGCCTGATCTTAGTTTTCTGGGGATTGATGCCGATCCAGAGGATGATCACATAAAATTAGAGGTTAAAGGTGGGGAGTCGGAAGGAATTAAAAAACTGAAGGACTTTCTGCTTGGAGCCGGGTTGCTTGGAAATAAAGGCAGCAGGTCTCTTTCGCCGAAGCTCTCACCGTGGCTTTCAGCGGGTTGTCTTTCTCCAAGAGAAGTGTATTGGGAGGTAAAGAAATACCAAAAGCAGATGCCTGATCTGGCAGCCAGAATGATTATTGAATTACAATGGCGCGATTACTTTCGATTTATGCTAAAAAAGCATGGCAGTATAATTCCTCAAAAAGAAGAGACCAGGAAGGCGCTTTCCTCCAAAGAGAAGACTAAGTTCGAGGGATGGAAATCGGGGGTTACCGGAGAACCTCTGACGGACGCTTGTATGCGGAAACTAAACGCTACTGGGTACATTAGTGATATATGTAAACAATATGCCGGTACGTTTCTTGTTAAGACATTGAAGGTTCCGTGGATGGCTGGTTCGGCATACTATGAAGAAAAGGCGATTGACTTTTCACCTGCAAACAATCTCGGCACCTGGGCGACAATACTGGGAAGCCGGATCCTGTCGTCAAACAAAAATATTATAGTTAAATTTGAGGAAGTGGCGCAGGAAGATGATATAAAAAAATGGTTTAGTGAATACAATAACGCCTCGTAA
- a CDS encoding cryptochrome/photolyase family protein, with protein sequence MEKSRVNIFWFRRDLRLHDNAGLYHALKAGLPVLPLFIFDLNILDKLQDKDDARVTFIFDALEALNKELVSYGSSLVVKYNFPERAWEELTGEFNIQQVFTNNDYEPYALERDAEILKLLAEKSIPLLSFKDHVIFEKDEVKKDDKQPYTVFSAYKRKWHEILKPQQHFSSYPIESYFHNFHHYQPLEIPGLKAIGFQRSPITFPSKHYEHLIANYKETRDIPGIEGTTKIGIHLRFGTLSIRDLARSAYAQPDDTWLSELIWRDFYAMILWHFPTTTTHSFKKEFDNINWRNNEKEFLCWCEGKTGYPIVDAGMRQLNESGWMHNRARMITASFLTKHLLIDWRWGEAYFARKLLDYDMASNIGGWQWAAGSGNDAVPYFRVFNPELQTKKFDPQFKYIKKWVPEVGDPFTYPQPIVEHTFARQRALTEFRKALASKF encoded by the coding sequence ATGGAAAAAAGTCGCGTTAACATATTCTGGTTTCGAAGAGATTTACGGCTCCACGACAACGCGGGATTGTACCACGCTCTAAAAGCGGGCCTGCCTGTTCTCCCGCTCTTTATCTTCGACCTCAATATTCTTGACAAGTTACAGGATAAAGATGATGCCCGTGTAACCTTCATTTTCGACGCCCTGGAAGCACTCAACAAAGAACTTGTTTCTTATGGATCGTCTCTTGTTGTTAAATATAATTTCCCGGAGCGTGCCTGGGAAGAACTTACCGGAGAATTTAATATTCAACAGGTTTTCACCAATAACGACTATGAACCTTACGCCCTCGAACGCGATGCTGAGATCTTAAAATTACTAGCGGAAAAAAGCATTCCGCTTCTCTCCTTTAAAGATCATGTGATCTTCGAAAAAGATGAAGTAAAAAAAGACGATAAACAACCATATACTGTTTTCTCTGCTTATAAAAGGAAATGGCATGAAATACTCAAACCCCAACAGCATTTTAGTTCATATCCGATTGAAAGTTATTTCCATAACTTCCACCATTACCAACCATTAGAAATACCAGGATTAAAGGCTATAGGGTTTCAAAGAAGCCCTATCACGTTCCCTTCAAAGCATTACGAGCATCTTATAGCGAATTATAAAGAAACACGTGACATACCGGGGATTGAAGGCACAACGAAAATAGGCATTCATTTACGGTTCGGAACACTTAGCATACGAGACCTTGCCCGCTCAGCGTATGCTCAGCCTGATGATACCTGGCTAAGTGAATTGATCTGGCGAGATTTCTATGCCATGATACTATGGCATTTCCCAACGACCACAACACATTCATTCAAAAAGGAATTCGACAATATAAACTGGAGAAACAATGAAAAGGAGTTCTTATGCTGGTGTGAAGGTAAAACGGGGTATCCGATTGTAGATGCTGGTATGCGGCAGTTAAATGAAAGCGGCTGGATGCACAACAGGGCTAGGATGATTACAGCGAGCTTTCTTACGAAGCATCTCTTAATAGACTGGCGATGGGGCGAAGCTTACTTCGCCAGAAAACTGTTAGACTACGATATGGCCAGCAATATTGGCGGCTGGCAATGGGCGGCCGGATCGGGCAATGATGCGGTGCCCTACTTCAGAGTATTCAACCCTGAACTCCAGACTAAAAAGTTTGATCCGCAATTCAAATATATAAAGAAGTGGGTGCCGGAAGTAGGCGATCCCTTCACATACCCCCAACCTATTGTCGAACATACATTTGCGCGGCAAAGAGCTCTCACTGAATTTAGAAAAGCCCTGGCGTCCAAGTTTTAA
- the odhB gene encoding 2-oxoglutarate dehydrogenase complex dihydrolipoyllysine-residue succinyltransferase, with product MSLEIKVPTVGESISEVTLSRWIRKDGEFVEMDEVIAELESDKATFELTAEAAGTLKTIASEGDTLQIGAVVCSIEESSAGGTKPEADAANESVEDADSTSTAQSGKSESLEIKVPPVGESITEVTLSKWLKNDGDQVEMDEQIAELESDKATFELTAEVAGTLHYIAKEGDTLEIGAVVCSISKGAGSPAPKSNGESPSKESAVKAVPDRAPSYAAGTPSPSAAKILSEKGVDPASVNGSGVGGRITKEDAQKAQAARTQTQGAGPAEPVKPEAKAQVSVSVSSGNRNERREKMSSLRKTVARRLVSVKNETAMLTTFNEVDMKPVMDLRSKYKEKFKDKYGVGLGFMSFFTKAVCEALKEFPSVNARIDNDEVVYSDFADISIAVSAPKGLVVPVIRNAESMTLAEIEKAVLTLAGKARDNKLTIEEMTGGTFTITNGGVFGSMMSTPIINAPQSAILGMHNIVERPVALNGEVVIRPIMYVALSYDHRIIDGRESVSFLVRVKQLLEDPARLLLGV from the coding sequence ATGAGTTTAGAGATCAAAGTTCCAACGGTCGGCGAATCGATTTCAGAAGTAACCTTGTCTAGATGGATCAGGAAAGATGGTGAGTTTGTTGAGATGGATGAGGTTATCGCTGAGCTTGAATCTGACAAGGCAACTTTTGAGTTAACAGCAGAAGCTGCGGGAACTTTAAAAACTATTGCATCTGAAGGAGATACACTCCAAATCGGAGCTGTGGTTTGTTCAATTGAAGAAAGCAGTGCCGGGGGTACAAAACCCGAAGCCGATGCGGCAAACGAAAGCGTTGAGGATGCTGATAGTACGTCCACCGCTCAGTCGGGGAAATCAGAGTCGCTTGAGATAAAGGTTCCACCGGTTGGAGAGTCCATAACCGAGGTGACACTATCGAAGTGGCTTAAGAATGATGGTGATCAGGTAGAAATGGATGAGCAGATTGCCGAACTTGAATCAGATAAAGCAACTTTTGAGTTGACTGCAGAAGTTGCTGGTACGCTTCACTACATTGCGAAAGAAGGCGATACACTTGAAATTGGAGCTGTTGTTTGTTCTATAAGTAAAGGTGCGGGTTCACCTGCTCCTAAGTCGAACGGAGAAAGTCCGTCGAAAGAGTCGGCTGTTAAGGCGGTTCCGGATCGGGCGCCATCTTATGCAGCAGGTACTCCTTCTCCATCTGCCGCAAAGATTTTATCTGAGAAAGGCGTGGACCCTGCTTCTGTAAATGGATCGGGTGTTGGAGGCAGGATAACGAAGGAAGATGCTCAGAAAGCTCAGGCCGCCAGGACGCAAACACAAGGCGCCGGCCCTGCCGAACCGGTAAAGCCGGAAGCCAAAGCGCAGGTGTCGGTTAGTGTTTCTTCGGGTAACCGAAACGAGCGCCGTGAGAAGATGTCGTCTCTGCGTAAGACCGTAGCAAGGCGGCTTGTATCTGTGAAAAATGAGACAGCCATGCTTACTACTTTCAACGAGGTAGATATGAAGCCGGTAATGGATCTCAGGTCAAAGTATAAGGAAAAGTTTAAAGACAAATATGGTGTAGGTCTGGGTTTCATGTCGTTCTTCACAAAGGCAGTATGTGAGGCCTTGAAGGAGTTTCCTAGTGTAAACGCACGAATTGACAATGATGAAGTGGTATACAGTGACTTTGCAGATATATCAATAGCTGTATCAGCGCCTAAAGGCTTGGTTGTCCCTGTTATCAGGAATGCTGAGTCGATGACATTGGCCGAAATTGAAAAGGCTGTATTGACTCTTGCAGGAAAAGCCCGTGATAACAAGCTAACTATAGAGGAAATGACGGGTGGTACATTCACTATTACCAACGGAGGGGTATTTGGATCCATGATGTCAACTCCGATTATAAACGCGCCTCAATCAGCTATTCTGGGAATGCATAATATCGTTGAACGCCCTGTGGCTTTAAACGGCGAAGTTGTAATACGCCCGATAATGTATGTTGCTCTTTCATATGATCATAGGATAATTGACGGAAGGGAATCCGTTAGCTTTCT
- a CDS encoding TIGR01777 family oxidoreductase, with the protein MIKTVLITGATGLIGTRLAQLLLNEGYVIHTLSRKGISGQPEIKAFKWDPERGTIDEKCLENVDAIIHLAGESIAGKAWTKSRKQKIIRSRTDSVRLIYQLIQNNPLSKVNTIISASAVGYYGDRADELLTEESLPGNDFMAQTCTTWEDAVDYGESLGLRVVKLRTGIVLASEGGALPQLAGTVRTGFGAVLGSGKQWMPWIHLDDAVRMYKFVLTNEKATGTYNQCSPNPVTNKQMTLAIADVLRKPLWLPRVPSFILGIVLGEMKAVVLNSTRTSAGKILNLGFTFRFNTLGEALESIYGKKSR; encoded by the coding sequence ATGATTAAAACAGTTCTGATAACTGGCGCAACAGGCCTCATCGGAACGCGCCTTGCGCAATTGCTATTGAACGAAGGCTATGTTATTCATACGTTGAGCAGGAAAGGAATATCCGGTCAGCCTGAAATTAAAGCATTTAAATGGGACCCCGAAAGAGGCACTATTGACGAAAAATGCCTGGAAAATGTCGATGCAATAATCCATCTGGCAGGCGAAAGTATTGCCGGTAAAGCATGGACTAAAAGCCGTAAACAAAAGATCATTAGAAGCCGGACTGATTCGGTACGACTCATATATCAGCTTATTCAAAATAATCCTTTGTCGAAAGTAAATACTATTATATCAGCTTCAGCTGTTGGATATTATGGTGACCGCGCCGATGAATTGCTAACGGAAGAGTCACTGCCAGGCAATGATTTTATGGCTCAAACCTGCACTACCTGGGAAGATGCAGTTGACTATGGAGAATCCCTGGGACTAAGGGTTGTGAAGCTAAGAACCGGTATTGTTCTCGCATCAGAAGGTGGAGCATTACCACAACTGGCGGGTACGGTAAGAACAGGGTTTGGTGCAGTTTTAGGTTCAGGAAAACAATGGATGCCATGGATCCATCTTGATGATGCTGTGCGAATGTATAAGTTTGTCCTGACTAACGAAAAAGCCACAGGAACTTACAATCAATGCAGCCCTAACCCGGTTACCAATAAGCAAATGACCCTTGCTATTGCCGATGTTCTGAGAAAACCTTTATGGCTGCCCCGGGTTCCTTCCTTTATTTTAGGTATTGTCCTTGGCGAAATGAAGGCAGTGGTTTTGAACAGCACCAGGACGTCTGCAGGAAAAATCCTAAATTTGGGATTCACCTTCCGGTTCAACACCCTTGGGGAAGCTCTTGAGAGTATATATGGAAAAAAGTCGCGTTAA